One segment of Macaca fascicularis isolate 582-1 chromosome 2, T2T-MFA8v1.1 DNA contains the following:
- the CYB561D2 gene encoding transmembrane reductase CYB561D2 isoform X2, producing the protein MTEALLVFSPESSLLRSLSRKGRARCHWVLQLLALLCALLGLGLVILHKEQLGKAHLATRHGQAGLLAVLWAGLQCSGGVGLLYPKLLPRWPLAKLKLYHATSGLVGYLLGSASLLLGMCSLWFTASVTGAVWYLAALCPVLTSLVIMNQVSNAYLYRKRIQP; encoded by the coding sequence ATGACCGAGGCACTACTGGTGTTTTCTCCTGAGAGTTCGCTGCTGCGCTCCCTCTCACGGAAGGGCCGAGCACGCTGCCACTGGgtgctgcagctgctggccctgcTGTGTGCACTGCTGGGCCTCGGCCTTGTCATCCTCCACAAAGAGCAGCTTGGCAAAGCCCACCTGGCTACGCGGCATGGGCAGGCAGGGCTGCTGGCTGTGCTGTGGGCAGGGCTACAATGCTCAGGTGGGGTGGGGCTGCTCTACCCCAAGCTGCTGCCCCGATGGCCCCTGGCGAAGCTCAAGCTATACCATGCTACTTCTGGGCTGGTGGGCTACCTGCTGGGTAGTGCCAGCCTCTTGCTGGGCATGTGCTCACTCTGGTTCACTGCTTCTGTCACTGGTGCAGTCTGGTACCTGGCTGCACTATGCCCTGTCCTCACCAGCTTGGTCATTATGAACCAGGTGAGCAATGCCTACCTATACCGCAAGAGGATCCAACCATGA
- the TMEM115 gene encoding transmembrane protein 115: MQRALPGARQHLGAILASASVVVKALCAAVLFLYLLSFAVDTGCLAVTPGYLFPPNFWIWTLATHGLMEQHVWDVAISLTTVVVAGRLLEPLWGALELLIFFSVVNVSVGLLGAFAYLLTYMASFNLVYLFTVRIHGALGFLGGVLVALKQTMGDCVVLRVPQVRVSVMPMLLLALLLLLRLATLLQSPALASYGFGLLSSWVYLRFYQRHSRGRGDMADHFAFATFFPEILQPVVGLLANLVHGLLVKVKICQKTVKRYDVGAPSSITISLPGTDPQDAERRRQLALKALNERLKRVEDQSVWPSMDDDEEESGAKVDSPLPSDKAPTPPGKGAAPESSLITFEAAPSTL; this comes from the exons ATGCAACGTGCCCTgccaggcgcccgccagcacttGGGGGCCATCCTGGCCAGCGCCAGCGTGGTGGTGAAGGCTCTGTGTGCAGCGGTACTATTCCTCTACCTGCTCTCCTTCGCCGTGGACACAGGCTGCCTGGCGGTCACCCCGGGCTACCTCTTTCCCCCCAACTTCTGGATCTGGACCCTGGCCACCCATGGGCTGATGGAGCAGCATGTGTGGGACGTGGCCATCAGCCTGACCACGGTGGTGGTGGCTGGGCGTTTGCTGGAGCCCCTCTGGGGGGCCTTGGAGCTGCTCATCTTCTTCTCAGTGGTGAATGTGTCTGTAGGGCTGCTGGGGGCCTTCGCCTACCTCCTCACCTACATGGCTTCCTTCAACCTGGTCTACTTGTTCACTGTCCGTATCCACGGCGCCTTGGGCTTCCTAGGTGGTGTCCTGGTGGCACTCAAGCAAACCATGGGGGACTGTGTGGTCCTGCGAGTGCCCCAGGTGCGCGTCAGTGTGATGCCCATGCTGCTGCTGGCACTGCTGCTCCTGCTGCGGCTCGCCACACTGCTCCAGAGCCCAGCACTGGCTTCCTATGGCTTCGGATTGCTCTCCAGTTGGGTGTATCTTCGCTTCTACCAGCGCCACAGCCGGGGCCGAGGGGACATGGCTGACCATTTTGCTTTCGCCACTTTCTTCCCTGAGATCCTGCAGCCTGTGGTGGGGTTGCTGGCGAACTTGGTGCACGGCCTTCTGGTGAAGGTAAAGATATGCCAGAAGACGGTGAAGCGCTACGATGTGGGTGCCCCATCCTCCATCACCATCAGCCTGCCAGGCACAGACCCTCAAGACGCGGAGCGGAGAAG GCAACTGGCCCTGAAGGCACTCAATGAGCGGCTGAAGAGAGTGGAGGACCAGTCCGTCTGGCCCAGCATGGATGATGATGAAGAGGAGTCTGGGGCCAAGGTAGACAGCCCCCTGCCCTCAGACAAAGCTCCTACACCCCCAGGGAAGGGGGCTGCCCCAGAATCCAGTCTAATCACCTTCGAGGCAGCTCCCTCGACGCTGTAA